One stretch of Tribolium castaneum strain GA2 chromosome 5, icTriCast1.1, whole genome shotgun sequence DNA includes these proteins:
- the LOC103312921 gene encoding larval cuticle protein 1: protein MKGVLALLIVWLRLCAPAARLSLADWNSYNYREPSGPGTYAFGYDIDDSGSGNVQFRNEERHPNGTVTGSYGYVDPEGRVRIVRYIADQRGYRATVEEGPDLSMLKPLNQFPGFQGYPPYRFYFPHNNL from the exons ttgATCGTTTGGTTGCGCTTATGCGCTCCTGCCGCCCGATTATCCTTGGCGGACTGGAACAGCTATAATTACCGGGAACCTTCAGGGCCCGGAACTTACGCCTTCGGCTACGACATCGACGACTCCGGGAGTGGAAACGTCCAGTTCCGGAACGAGGAGCGACATCCCAACGGGACGGTGACGGGGAGTTATGGCTACGTGGATCCTGAGGGAAGGGTCAGGATTGTGCGGTATATAGCCGACCAGAGGGGCTACAG GGCAACGGTGGAGGAAGGGCCGGATTTGTCGATGCTGAAGCCGCTAAATCAATTTCCGGGGTTTCAAGGATATCCGCCCTATCGCTTTTACTTCCCACACaataatttgtaa